DNA sequence from the Streptomyces cinnabarinus genome:
GCGCAGCCGGATGCTCCCTCGGAGGCCGGGGAACGGCTTCGGGGTGCGCTGCGGTCGGTGCGGAAGGCCGCGGCCGGGGCCGGGGCCGCCGCGGCGGCGAGTGCCCGGGCCAAGTCGGGCGGTTCGGCGTCCGGTGGTGCGGCGTCGGGTGGTTCCGCGGAGGTCGCGGGCTCGGAGTCCGGTTCGCGTGCGGAGTCCGGTTCCGGTTCGGGTTCGGCGGCTGGTGCTGCTTCGGGTGGGGCCGCCGCGGGTGGCGGGCAGGCCGGTGGGCGGAGTTCGGGGTGGCCCGTGATGACGCCGCCGGATCTGCCGGATCTGCCGCCTCGGCCGGTGCCCAGGGCGCCGTTGACGGATGTGGTGCCGCGGCGGACGTTGGTGATCATCGCCGTGGTCGTGGCGCTGGCCGTGATCGGTGTGGTGCTGGCCTTCGCGTTCAACGGGGACGACACCAAGGACTCGGCCGGCGGTGGCGGGGCCAAGGCGTCGGCCAAGGCGAGTGCCAGTGCCGACACCAAGGAGGACGAGAGCGGCGGGACGCGTCCGGACGGGCAGGCGACCGCGTCGGGCGAGGCCGGGGCGGGGCAGACGTCCGGGGCGGAGCCGAGTGGTGGGGCCAGTGCGTCCAGTGGCGGCGGGGCCGGGTCGGACGGTTCGTCCGGTGGTGACAGCGGTGCGGTGACCACGCATCAGGGGGGCCAGGGGTATTCCATCGGGCTGCCCAAGGGGTGGAAGTACCAGTCGAGCGGGGACGCGGGTGACCGGTTCACCGGGCCCAACGGGCAGAAGCTGCTGATCGGTTGGACCACCCAGCCGAAGGACGACCCGGTAGCGGACTGGGAGAAACAGGAGGGCGCCATGCTGCGCTCCCAGTACCAGCGGATTCGCATAGAGGCGGTGAACTACCGGGGCTGGAACACGGCCGACTGGGAGTTCACCTACGTCGAGGGCGGCACGAAGTACCGGAGCATCGACCGGGGGGCCGTGGTCGATGACGATCTCGGATATGGGCTGATGTACACGGCGAAAGCCGCCAATTGGGGCAGCGAGCTGCGTAAGGACACATGGCGGACGCTGACGAAGTCCTTCGAACCGAAGGCTTGATCCGTCACGTTGGGTGAGTGGTCACGGTTTGGGGGAAGAGATCTGGCATCCCCTCTTGGAGGGTTGCCTCCGGCACGTATCGTGAGTGCTTGCGGACCGTACGCATCCAGGAATG
Encoded proteins:
- a CDS encoding serine/threonine-protein kinase, giving the protein MSEAERAGASRQDNIGRLLAGRYRLGDVLGRGGMGTVWRAEDETLGRTVAVKELRFPSSIDEDEKRRLITRTLREAKAIARIRNNSAVTVFDVVDEDDRPWIVMELVEGKSLAEVIREDGLLEPRRAAEVALAVLDVLRSAHREGILHRDVKPSNVLIAEDGRVVLTDFGIAQVEGDPSITSTGMLVGAPSYISPERARGHKPGPAADLWSLGGLLYASVEGVPPYDKGSAIATLTAVMTEPLGDPKNAGPLKDVIYGLLTKDPAKRLDDAAARSMLSDVIHAPEPKETEEPDATKVVPLPAQPDAPSEAGERLRGALRSVRKAAAGAGAAAAASARAKSGGSASGGAASGGSAEVAGSESGSRAESGSGSGSAAGAASGGAAAGGGQAGGRSSGWPVMTPPDLPDLPPRPVPRAPLTDVVPRRTLVIIAVVVALAVIGVVLAFAFNGDDTKDSAGGGGAKASAKASASADTKEDESGGTRPDGQATASGEAGAGQTSGAEPSGGASASSGGGAGSDGSSGGDSGAVTTHQGGQGYSIGLPKGWKYQSSGDAGDRFTGPNGQKLLIGWTTQPKDDPVADWEKQEGAMLRSQYQRIRIEAVNYRGWNTADWEFTYVEGGTKYRSIDRGAVVDDDLGYGLMYTAKAANWGSELRKDTWRTLTKSFEPKA